A single region of the Aptenodytes patagonicus chromosome 7, bAptPat1.pri.cur, whole genome shotgun sequence genome encodes:
- the IRAG1 gene encoding inositol 1,4,5-triphosphate receptor associated 1 isoform X2, which produces MPTLPEDKGQSKEAQHNSSPPAKDTTVEGTTCSTPSIVLPENAVPPDVEIDKNLVNRSRSPHRRHCNRATRNPTSSLTSVDNSGHVIDLVNDQLPYVKISEEDKKKNLELLEEAKKVSERFLMRRGRKSRSSLPESPTVSPTVSPKVSPVASRSNSLTLPVPSGSDACTTASVESGSPGQNNRTVKEDDRQTAENAARGLIDRRQNDQRKISQGRFVPRSAGFENSKEKLSEQKENFDPRKHMDTLPKYSPSGGDGGRMSLNTCMNVCENELGKSFLKKAKENDVPLRTHLPGPGIGNIDSKLKIPVPEMRDHKVSCKPEFKLCGLRPPLLRAVSWDSLEPGQKDETPLKLPSEEDKSFVVGNKSSNQLKAFKDLQIQVQPVRMQKLTKLREEHILMRNQNLVGLKLPELSEAAEQEKGPSPLPSPTEDEETKNSSDVMPSIPDVLLRKLRVHKSLPGSSPPLTEKEVENVFVQLSLAFRNDSYTLESRINQAERERNLTEENAEKELENFKAAITSSAHLWHHYEHREAYQKLLEDIAVLRRLAARLSSRAEMVGAIRQEKRMSKATEVMMQYVENLKRTYEKDHAELMEFKKLANQNSSRSYSASEDGVPRSSRSMSLTVGKNMPRRRVSVAVVPKFNSLNVPGQSPTASPIPSMPSLSESPSNGRSNLTSTPVLPALLENGKTNGEPDCETSTSVLTQSGLEEINPETKAKIEEEAYNKGYQEGLKKTKELQELKEEDEETPKESHDEHEESENEDEIKNLKSSRLEVIINYLHILYPKLCKHWNVVWLVVAAIIIFAVVLGIYHSYNSCDEKSEGPEGKASCSAAHQYSWWNSGFQHEQHTE; this is translated from the exons GACACTACTGTTGAAGGGACAACATGCAGTACACCTTCTATTGTTCTTCCAGAGAATGCTGTTCCGCCAGATGTAGAAATTGATAAAAATCTGGTTAACAG GTCTCGTAGTCCTCATAGGAGACATTGTAACCGTGCCACTAGGAATCCAACAAGTTCATTGACTTCTGTTG ACAACAGTGGTCATGTGATTGATCTGGTAAATGATCAGCTACCATATGTCAAAATAtcagaggaagacaaaaagaagaaCCTTGAATTACTAGAAGAAGCAAAGAAAGTGAGCGAGAGGTTTCTGATGCGCAGAGGCAGAAAGTCAAGAAGCAGCCTTCCGGAGTCACCCACAG TTTCCCCTACAGTTAGTCCTAAAGTTTCACCAGTAGCATCTCGGAGCAACTCTCTCACTCTTCCAGTTCCATCAG GGTCTGATGCATGCACAACCGCTAGTGTCGAGTCAGGATCTCCAGGGCAG AATAACAGAACTGTGAAAGAGGATGACAGGCAAACTGCAGAG AATGCTGCAAGAGGATTAATTGATCGAAGGCAGAATGATCAAAGAAAGATTTCTCAGGGAAGGTTTGTTCCTCGTTCTGCTGGTTTTGAAAACTCCAAAGAGAAGCTctcagaacaaaaagaaaactttgatCCACGTAAACATATGGATACTTTACCTAAATACtccccttcaggtggtgatggtgGCAGAATGTCTCTTAACACTTGCATGAATGTTTGTGAAAATGAACTTGGAAAATCATTCctcaagaaagcaaaagaaaatgatgtTCCTTTAAGAACCCATCTACCAGGACCAGGAATAGGAAATATAGACTCAAAGCTAAAAATTCCTGTTCCAGAAATGAGGGACCATAAAGTTTCATGTAAACCAGAATTTAAACTGTGTGGACTGCGTCCTCCTCTACTACGGGCTGTATCATGGGATAGCTTGGAGCCTGGACAGAAAGATGAAACACCTTTAAAATTACCGTCTGAGGAAGATAAAAGCTTTGTTGTTGGTAATAAATCCAGCAATCAATTAAAAGCATTCAAAGACCTTCAAATCCAAGTTCAACCGGTTCGAATGCAGAAATTGACAAAGCTCAGAGAG GAGCATATTTTGATGAGAAATCAAAATTTAGTTGGACTTAAACTTCCTGAACTTAGTGAAGCAGCTGAACAGGAAAAAG GCCCTtcacctctcccctcccccacTGAAGATGAAGAGACAAAGAATAGCTCTGATGTCATGCCCAGCATTCCTGATGTATTGCTGCGAAAACTACGAGTGCACAAATCGCTTCCAGGAAG ctCCCCTCCACTTACTGAAAAAGAAGTTGAG AATGTATTTGTACAACTTTCCTTGGCCTTTAGAAATGATAGTTATACCTTGGAATCTAGAATTAAccaagcagagagagagagaaatcttaCTGAAGAGAATGCTGAGAAGGAACTGGAAAACTTTAAAGCAGCCATTACG TCTTCAGCTCACTTATGGCATCACTATGAACACAGAGAAGCTTACCAGAAGCTATTGGAGGATATTGCTGTTCTGCGGCGTTTAGCTGCTAGACTATCTAGTCGTGCTGAGATGGTTGGAGCTATTCGCCAG GAGAAGCGTATGTCAAAGGCAACAGAAGTAATGATGCAGTATGTGGAAAATCTGAAAAGAACGTATGAAAAGGATCATGCTGAACTAATGGAGTTCAAGAAACTTGCCAATCAGAATTCTAGCAGAAGCTACAGTgcatctg AAGATGGAGTACCTCGTTCATCTAGATCCATGTCTCTTACTGTTGGAAAG AATATGCCTCGGAGGAGAGTCAGTGTGGCTGTTGTTCCTAAATTTAACTCCTTAAATGTTCCTGGTCAGTCACCAACAGCTTCACCTATACCTTCAATGCCATCCCTG TCTGAATCACCTAGTAATGGAAGGAGCAATCTAACATCTACTCCTGTTCTGCCAGCACTTTTAGAAAA TGGTAAGACTAATGGAGAGCCTGACTGTGAAACCTCTACTTCTGTGCTGACACAGAGTGGGTTGGAAGAAATCAATCCTGAAACTAAAGCCAAGATAGAAGAGGAAGCATATAACAAAGG CTATCAGGAAGGCTTGAAGAAAACCAAAGAACTTCAAGAACtgaaggaagaagatgaagagaCACCAAAAGAAAGTCATGATGAACAcgaagaaagtgaaaatgaagatgagataaaaaacctgaaaagcag cagACTTGAAGTCATCATTAATTATTTACATATACTGTACCCCAAACTGTGTAAACACTGGAACGTGGTATGGCTTGTAGTGGCTGCGATAATCATTTTTGCTGTGGTGTTGGGAATCTACCATTCATACAACTCCTGTGATGAAAAATCAGAGGGACCTGAAGGGAAGGCCAGCTGTTCTGCTGCCCATCAATATTCCTGGTGGAACTCAGGATTTCAACACGAGCAACACACTGAATAA
- the IRAG1 gene encoding inositol 1,4,5-triphosphate receptor associated 1 isoform X1: MPTLPEDKGQSKEAQHNSSPPAKDTTVEGTTCSTPSIVLPENAVPPDVEIDKNLVNRSRSPHRRHCNRATRNPTSSLTSVDNSGHVIDLVNDQLPYVKISEEDKKKNLELLEEAKKVSERFLMRRGRKSRSSLPESPTAVSPTVSPKVSPVASRSNSLTLPVPSGSDACTTASVESGSPGQNNRTVKEDDRQTAENAARGLIDRRQNDQRKISQGRFVPRSAGFENSKEKLSEQKENFDPRKHMDTLPKYSPSGGDGGRMSLNTCMNVCENELGKSFLKKAKENDVPLRTHLPGPGIGNIDSKLKIPVPEMRDHKVSCKPEFKLCGLRPPLLRAVSWDSLEPGQKDETPLKLPSEEDKSFVVGNKSSNQLKAFKDLQIQVQPVRMQKLTKLREEHILMRNQNLVGLKLPELSEAAEQEKGPSPLPSPTEDEETKNSSDVMPSIPDVLLRKLRVHKSLPGSSPPLTEKEVENVFVQLSLAFRNDSYTLESRINQAERERNLTEENAEKELENFKAAITSSAHLWHHYEHREAYQKLLEDIAVLRRLAARLSSRAEMVGAIRQEKRMSKATEVMMQYVENLKRTYEKDHAELMEFKKLANQNSSRSYSASEDGVPRSSRSMSLTVGKNMPRRRVSVAVVPKFNSLNVPGQSPTASPIPSMPSLSESPSNGRSNLTSTPVLPALLENGKTNGEPDCETSTSVLTQSGLEEINPETKAKIEEEAYNKGYQEGLKKTKELQELKEEDEETPKESHDEHEESENEDEIKNLKSSRLEVIINYLHILYPKLCKHWNVVWLVVAAIIIFAVVLGIYHSYNSCDEKSEGPEGKASCSAAHQYSWWNSGFQHEQHTE, from the exons GACACTACTGTTGAAGGGACAACATGCAGTACACCTTCTATTGTTCTTCCAGAGAATGCTGTTCCGCCAGATGTAGAAATTGATAAAAATCTGGTTAACAG GTCTCGTAGTCCTCATAGGAGACATTGTAACCGTGCCACTAGGAATCCAACAAGTTCATTGACTTCTGTTG ACAACAGTGGTCATGTGATTGATCTGGTAAATGATCAGCTACCATATGTCAAAATAtcagaggaagacaaaaagaagaaCCTTGAATTACTAGAAGAAGCAAAGAAAGTGAGCGAGAGGTTTCTGATGCGCAGAGGCAGAAAGTCAAGAAGCAGCCTTCCGGAGTCACCCACAG CAGTTTCCCCTACAGTTAGTCCTAAAGTTTCACCAGTAGCATCTCGGAGCAACTCTCTCACTCTTCCAGTTCCATCAG GGTCTGATGCATGCACAACCGCTAGTGTCGAGTCAGGATCTCCAGGGCAG AATAACAGAACTGTGAAAGAGGATGACAGGCAAACTGCAGAG AATGCTGCAAGAGGATTAATTGATCGAAGGCAGAATGATCAAAGAAAGATTTCTCAGGGAAGGTTTGTTCCTCGTTCTGCTGGTTTTGAAAACTCCAAAGAGAAGCTctcagaacaaaaagaaaactttgatCCACGTAAACATATGGATACTTTACCTAAATACtccccttcaggtggtgatggtgGCAGAATGTCTCTTAACACTTGCATGAATGTTTGTGAAAATGAACTTGGAAAATCATTCctcaagaaagcaaaagaaaatgatgtTCCTTTAAGAACCCATCTACCAGGACCAGGAATAGGAAATATAGACTCAAAGCTAAAAATTCCTGTTCCAGAAATGAGGGACCATAAAGTTTCATGTAAACCAGAATTTAAACTGTGTGGACTGCGTCCTCCTCTACTACGGGCTGTATCATGGGATAGCTTGGAGCCTGGACAGAAAGATGAAACACCTTTAAAATTACCGTCTGAGGAAGATAAAAGCTTTGTTGTTGGTAATAAATCCAGCAATCAATTAAAAGCATTCAAAGACCTTCAAATCCAAGTTCAACCGGTTCGAATGCAGAAATTGACAAAGCTCAGAGAG GAGCATATTTTGATGAGAAATCAAAATTTAGTTGGACTTAAACTTCCTGAACTTAGTGAAGCAGCTGAACAGGAAAAAG GCCCTtcacctctcccctcccccacTGAAGATGAAGAGACAAAGAATAGCTCTGATGTCATGCCCAGCATTCCTGATGTATTGCTGCGAAAACTACGAGTGCACAAATCGCTTCCAGGAAG ctCCCCTCCACTTACTGAAAAAGAAGTTGAG AATGTATTTGTACAACTTTCCTTGGCCTTTAGAAATGATAGTTATACCTTGGAATCTAGAATTAAccaagcagagagagagagaaatcttaCTGAAGAGAATGCTGAGAAGGAACTGGAAAACTTTAAAGCAGCCATTACG TCTTCAGCTCACTTATGGCATCACTATGAACACAGAGAAGCTTACCAGAAGCTATTGGAGGATATTGCTGTTCTGCGGCGTTTAGCTGCTAGACTATCTAGTCGTGCTGAGATGGTTGGAGCTATTCGCCAG GAGAAGCGTATGTCAAAGGCAACAGAAGTAATGATGCAGTATGTGGAAAATCTGAAAAGAACGTATGAAAAGGATCATGCTGAACTAATGGAGTTCAAGAAACTTGCCAATCAGAATTCTAGCAGAAGCTACAGTgcatctg AAGATGGAGTACCTCGTTCATCTAGATCCATGTCTCTTACTGTTGGAAAG AATATGCCTCGGAGGAGAGTCAGTGTGGCTGTTGTTCCTAAATTTAACTCCTTAAATGTTCCTGGTCAGTCACCAACAGCTTCACCTATACCTTCAATGCCATCCCTG TCTGAATCACCTAGTAATGGAAGGAGCAATCTAACATCTACTCCTGTTCTGCCAGCACTTTTAGAAAA TGGTAAGACTAATGGAGAGCCTGACTGTGAAACCTCTACTTCTGTGCTGACACAGAGTGGGTTGGAAGAAATCAATCCTGAAACTAAAGCCAAGATAGAAGAGGAAGCATATAACAAAGG CTATCAGGAAGGCTTGAAGAAAACCAAAGAACTTCAAGAACtgaaggaagaagatgaagagaCACCAAAAGAAAGTCATGATGAACAcgaagaaagtgaaaatgaagatgagataaaaaacctgaaaagcag cagACTTGAAGTCATCATTAATTATTTACATATACTGTACCCCAAACTGTGTAAACACTGGAACGTGGTATGGCTTGTAGTGGCTGCGATAATCATTTTTGCTGTGGTGTTGGGAATCTACCATTCATACAACTCCTGTGATGAAAAATCAGAGGGACCTGAAGGGAAGGCCAGCTGTTCTGCTGCCCATCAATATTCCTGGTGGAACTCAGGATTTCAACACGAGCAACACACTGAATAA
- the IRAG1 gene encoding inositol 1,4,5-triphosphate receptor associated 1 isoform X4, with protein sequence MPTLPEDKGQSKEAQHNSSPPAKDTTVEGTTCSTPSIVLPENAVPPDVEIDKNLVNRSRSPHRRHCNRATRNPTSSLTSVDNSGHVIDLVNDQLPYVKISEEDKKKNLELLEEAKKVSERFLMRRGRKSRSSLPESPTAVSPTVSPKVSPVASRSNSLTLPVPSGSDACTTASVESGSPGQNNRTVKEDDRQTAENAARGLIDRRQNDQRKISQGRFVPRSAGFENSKEKLSEQKENFDPRKHMDTLPKYSPSGGDGGRMSLNTCMNVCENELGKSFLKKAKENDVPLRTHLPGPGIGNIDSKLKIPVPEMRDHKVSCKPEFKLCGLRPPLLRAVSWDSLEPGQKDETPLKLPSEEDKSFVVGNKSSNQLKAFKDLQIQVQPVRMQKLTKLREEHILMRNQNLVGLKLPELSEAAEQEKGPSPLPSPTEDEETKNSSDVMPSIPDVLLRKLRVHKSLPGSSPPLTEKEVENVFVQLSLAFRNDSYTLESRINQAERERNLTEENAEKELENFKAAITSSAHLWHHYEHREAYQKLLEDIAVLRRLAARLSSRAEMVGAIRQEKRMSKATEVMMQYVENLKRTYEKDHAELMEFKKLANQNSSRSYSASEDGVPRSSRSMSLTVGKNMPRRRVSVAVVPKFNSLNVPGQSPTASPIPSMPSLSESPSNGRSNLTSTPVLPALLENGKTNGEPDCETSTSVLTQSGLEEINPETKAKIEEEAYNKGYQEGLKKTKELQELKEEDEETPKESHDEHEESENEDEIKNLKSRVFVFGRKMVHHTSVKLLKLKSLR encoded by the exons GACACTACTGTTGAAGGGACAACATGCAGTACACCTTCTATTGTTCTTCCAGAGAATGCTGTTCCGCCAGATGTAGAAATTGATAAAAATCTGGTTAACAG GTCTCGTAGTCCTCATAGGAGACATTGTAACCGTGCCACTAGGAATCCAACAAGTTCATTGACTTCTGTTG ACAACAGTGGTCATGTGATTGATCTGGTAAATGATCAGCTACCATATGTCAAAATAtcagaggaagacaaaaagaagaaCCTTGAATTACTAGAAGAAGCAAAGAAAGTGAGCGAGAGGTTTCTGATGCGCAGAGGCAGAAAGTCAAGAAGCAGCCTTCCGGAGTCACCCACAG CAGTTTCCCCTACAGTTAGTCCTAAAGTTTCACCAGTAGCATCTCGGAGCAACTCTCTCACTCTTCCAGTTCCATCAG GGTCTGATGCATGCACAACCGCTAGTGTCGAGTCAGGATCTCCAGGGCAG AATAACAGAACTGTGAAAGAGGATGACAGGCAAACTGCAGAG AATGCTGCAAGAGGATTAATTGATCGAAGGCAGAATGATCAAAGAAAGATTTCTCAGGGAAGGTTTGTTCCTCGTTCTGCTGGTTTTGAAAACTCCAAAGAGAAGCTctcagaacaaaaagaaaactttgatCCACGTAAACATATGGATACTTTACCTAAATACtccccttcaggtggtgatggtgGCAGAATGTCTCTTAACACTTGCATGAATGTTTGTGAAAATGAACTTGGAAAATCATTCctcaagaaagcaaaagaaaatgatgtTCCTTTAAGAACCCATCTACCAGGACCAGGAATAGGAAATATAGACTCAAAGCTAAAAATTCCTGTTCCAGAAATGAGGGACCATAAAGTTTCATGTAAACCAGAATTTAAACTGTGTGGACTGCGTCCTCCTCTACTACGGGCTGTATCATGGGATAGCTTGGAGCCTGGACAGAAAGATGAAACACCTTTAAAATTACCGTCTGAGGAAGATAAAAGCTTTGTTGTTGGTAATAAATCCAGCAATCAATTAAAAGCATTCAAAGACCTTCAAATCCAAGTTCAACCGGTTCGAATGCAGAAATTGACAAAGCTCAGAGAG GAGCATATTTTGATGAGAAATCAAAATTTAGTTGGACTTAAACTTCCTGAACTTAGTGAAGCAGCTGAACAGGAAAAAG GCCCTtcacctctcccctcccccacTGAAGATGAAGAGACAAAGAATAGCTCTGATGTCATGCCCAGCATTCCTGATGTATTGCTGCGAAAACTACGAGTGCACAAATCGCTTCCAGGAAG ctCCCCTCCACTTACTGAAAAAGAAGTTGAG AATGTATTTGTACAACTTTCCTTGGCCTTTAGAAATGATAGTTATACCTTGGAATCTAGAATTAAccaagcagagagagagagaaatcttaCTGAAGAGAATGCTGAGAAGGAACTGGAAAACTTTAAAGCAGCCATTACG TCTTCAGCTCACTTATGGCATCACTATGAACACAGAGAAGCTTACCAGAAGCTATTGGAGGATATTGCTGTTCTGCGGCGTTTAGCTGCTAGACTATCTAGTCGTGCTGAGATGGTTGGAGCTATTCGCCAG GAGAAGCGTATGTCAAAGGCAACAGAAGTAATGATGCAGTATGTGGAAAATCTGAAAAGAACGTATGAAAAGGATCATGCTGAACTAATGGAGTTCAAGAAACTTGCCAATCAGAATTCTAGCAGAAGCTACAGTgcatctg AAGATGGAGTACCTCGTTCATCTAGATCCATGTCTCTTACTGTTGGAAAG AATATGCCTCGGAGGAGAGTCAGTGTGGCTGTTGTTCCTAAATTTAACTCCTTAAATGTTCCTGGTCAGTCACCAACAGCTTCACCTATACCTTCAATGCCATCCCTG TCTGAATCACCTAGTAATGGAAGGAGCAATCTAACATCTACTCCTGTTCTGCCAGCACTTTTAGAAAA TGGTAAGACTAATGGAGAGCCTGACTGTGAAACCTCTACTTCTGTGCTGACACAGAGTGGGTTGGAAGAAATCAATCCTGAAACTAAAGCCAAGATAGAAGAGGAAGCATATAACAAAGG CTATCAGGAAGGCTTGAAGAAAACCAAAGAACTTCAAGAACtgaaggaagaagatgaagagaCACCAAAAGAAAGTCATGATGAACAcgaagaaagtgaaaatgaagatgagataaaaaacctgaaaagcag GGTGTTTGTATTTGGAAGAAAGATGGTGCACCATACATCTGTGAAACTTCTCAAATTGAAAAGCTTAAGATAA
- the IRAG1 gene encoding inositol 1,4,5-triphosphate receptor associated 1 isoform X3: protein MPTLPEDKGQSKEAQHNSSPPAKDTTVEGTTCSTPSIVLPENAVPPDVEIDKNLVNRSRSPHRRHCNRATRNPTSSLTSVDNSGHVIDLVNDQLPYVKISEEDKKKNLELLEEAKKVSERFLMRRGRKSRSSLPESPTAVSPTVSPKVSPVASRSNSLTLPVPSGSDACTTASVESGSPGQNNRTVKEDDRQTAENAARGLIDRRQNDQRKISQGRFVPRSAGFENSKEKLSEQKENFDPRKHMDTLPKYSPSGGDGGRMSLNTCMNVCENELGKSFLKKAKENDVPLRTHLPGPGIGNIDSKLKIPVPEMRDHKVSCKPEFKLCGLRPPLLRAVSWDSLEPGQKDETPLKLPSEEDKSFVVGNKSSNQLKAFKDLQIQVQPVRMQKLTKLREEHILMRNQNLVGLKLPELSEAAEQEKGPSPLPSPTEDEETKNSSDVMPSIPDVLLRKLRVHKSLPGSSPPLTEKEVENVFVQLSLAFRNDSYTLESRINQAERERNLTEENAEKELENFKAAITSSAHLWHHYEHREAYQKLLEDIAVLRRLAARLSSRAEMVGAIRQEKRMSKATEVMMQYVENLKRTYEKDHAELMEFKKLANQNSSRSYSASEDGVPRSSRSMSLTVGKNMPRRRVSVAVVPKFNSLNVPGQSPTASPIPSMPSLSESPSNGRSNLTSTPVLPALLENGKTNGEPDCETSTSVLTQSGLEEINPETKAKIEEEAYNKGYQEGLKKTKELQELKEEDEETPKESHDEHEESENEDEIKNLKSRLEVIINYLHILYPKLCKHWNVVWLVVAAIIIFAVVLGIYHSYNSCDEKSEGPEGKASCSAAHQYSWWNSGFQHEQHTE from the exons GACACTACTGTTGAAGGGACAACATGCAGTACACCTTCTATTGTTCTTCCAGAGAATGCTGTTCCGCCAGATGTAGAAATTGATAAAAATCTGGTTAACAG GTCTCGTAGTCCTCATAGGAGACATTGTAACCGTGCCACTAGGAATCCAACAAGTTCATTGACTTCTGTTG ACAACAGTGGTCATGTGATTGATCTGGTAAATGATCAGCTACCATATGTCAAAATAtcagaggaagacaaaaagaagaaCCTTGAATTACTAGAAGAAGCAAAGAAAGTGAGCGAGAGGTTTCTGATGCGCAGAGGCAGAAAGTCAAGAAGCAGCCTTCCGGAGTCACCCACAG CAGTTTCCCCTACAGTTAGTCCTAAAGTTTCACCAGTAGCATCTCGGAGCAACTCTCTCACTCTTCCAGTTCCATCAG GGTCTGATGCATGCACAACCGCTAGTGTCGAGTCAGGATCTCCAGGGCAG AATAACAGAACTGTGAAAGAGGATGACAGGCAAACTGCAGAG AATGCTGCAAGAGGATTAATTGATCGAAGGCAGAATGATCAAAGAAAGATTTCTCAGGGAAGGTTTGTTCCTCGTTCTGCTGGTTTTGAAAACTCCAAAGAGAAGCTctcagaacaaaaagaaaactttgatCCACGTAAACATATGGATACTTTACCTAAATACtccccttcaggtggtgatggtgGCAGAATGTCTCTTAACACTTGCATGAATGTTTGTGAAAATGAACTTGGAAAATCATTCctcaagaaagcaaaagaaaatgatgtTCCTTTAAGAACCCATCTACCAGGACCAGGAATAGGAAATATAGACTCAAAGCTAAAAATTCCTGTTCCAGAAATGAGGGACCATAAAGTTTCATGTAAACCAGAATTTAAACTGTGTGGACTGCGTCCTCCTCTACTACGGGCTGTATCATGGGATAGCTTGGAGCCTGGACAGAAAGATGAAACACCTTTAAAATTACCGTCTGAGGAAGATAAAAGCTTTGTTGTTGGTAATAAATCCAGCAATCAATTAAAAGCATTCAAAGACCTTCAAATCCAAGTTCAACCGGTTCGAATGCAGAAATTGACAAAGCTCAGAGAG GAGCATATTTTGATGAGAAATCAAAATTTAGTTGGACTTAAACTTCCTGAACTTAGTGAAGCAGCTGAACAGGAAAAAG GCCCTtcacctctcccctcccccacTGAAGATGAAGAGACAAAGAATAGCTCTGATGTCATGCCCAGCATTCCTGATGTATTGCTGCGAAAACTACGAGTGCACAAATCGCTTCCAGGAAG ctCCCCTCCACTTACTGAAAAAGAAGTTGAG AATGTATTTGTACAACTTTCCTTGGCCTTTAGAAATGATAGTTATACCTTGGAATCTAGAATTAAccaagcagagagagagagaaatcttaCTGAAGAGAATGCTGAGAAGGAACTGGAAAACTTTAAAGCAGCCATTACG TCTTCAGCTCACTTATGGCATCACTATGAACACAGAGAAGCTTACCAGAAGCTATTGGAGGATATTGCTGTTCTGCGGCGTTTAGCTGCTAGACTATCTAGTCGTGCTGAGATGGTTGGAGCTATTCGCCAG GAGAAGCGTATGTCAAAGGCAACAGAAGTAATGATGCAGTATGTGGAAAATCTGAAAAGAACGTATGAAAAGGATCATGCTGAACTAATGGAGTTCAAGAAACTTGCCAATCAGAATTCTAGCAGAAGCTACAGTgcatctg AAGATGGAGTACCTCGTTCATCTAGATCCATGTCTCTTACTGTTGGAAAG AATATGCCTCGGAGGAGAGTCAGTGTGGCTGTTGTTCCTAAATTTAACTCCTTAAATGTTCCTGGTCAGTCACCAACAGCTTCACCTATACCTTCAATGCCATCCCTG TCTGAATCACCTAGTAATGGAAGGAGCAATCTAACATCTACTCCTGTTCTGCCAGCACTTTTAGAAAA TGGTAAGACTAATGGAGAGCCTGACTGTGAAACCTCTACTTCTGTGCTGACACAGAGTGGGTTGGAAGAAATCAATCCTGAAACTAAAGCCAAGATAGAAGAGGAAGCATATAACAAAGG CTATCAGGAAGGCTTGAAGAAAACCAAAGAACTTCAAGAACtgaaggaagaagatgaagagaCACCAAAAGAAAGTCATGATGAACAcgaagaaagtgaaaatgaagatgagataaaaaacctgaaaagcag ACTTGAAGTCATCATTAATTATTTACATATACTGTACCCCAAACTGTGTAAACACTGGAACGTGGTATGGCTTGTAGTGGCTGCGATAATCATTTTTGCTGTGGTGTTGGGAATCTACCATTCATACAACTCCTGTGATGAAAAATCAGAGGGACCTGAAGGGAAGGCCAGCTGTTCTGCTGCCCATCAATATTCCTGGTGGAACTCAGGATTTCAACACGAGCAACACACTGAATAA